In one Arthrobacter jinronghuae genomic region, the following are encoded:
- a CDS encoding TetR/AcrR family transcriptional regulator produces MLTILPVEDRRKALKSRHRQDIVAAAAALMDERQATDFTVDELAQRADVSRRTVFNHFASVNDIVSEVCSDILSAAVASLTAVPTSDVGRPAVLDEIAEAFRNADLVAPMAYLNRVLGDGGPAVTAHPMALRAFTELSERLSAVMLSRHPEADKLSVHLLVGALTSGLGVLYHHWHCATGAVDTPQSRRSWATMLDQLLDTVRSGHAAGPAGQAGQPCPSSVVSSNHPSKGQTLNG; encoded by the coding sequence GTGCTTACCATCCTCCCGGTTGAAGATCGCCGCAAAGCGCTGAAAAGCCGCCACCGGCAGGATATTGTGGCTGCCGCGGCCGCGCTGATGGACGAGCGCCAGGCCACGGACTTCACCGTGGACGAGCTGGCACAACGCGCGGATGTTTCCCGCCGCACGGTGTTCAACCACTTTGCCTCCGTCAACGACATTGTGTCGGAGGTCTGCAGCGACATACTCAGCGCTGCCGTCGCCAGCCTGACGGCCGTCCCGACCTCCGACGTCGGCCGCCCGGCAGTGCTGGATGAGATTGCCGAGGCGTTCCGCAACGCGGATCTGGTGGCACCCATGGCTTACCTGAACCGCGTGCTTGGCGACGGGGGCCCGGCGGTGACGGCACATCCCATGGCCCTGCGGGCGTTCACCGAGCTCAGTGAACGGCTTTCGGCCGTAATGCTTAGCCGCCACCCCGAGGCCGACAAACTCAGCGTGCACCTTCTGGTGGGCGCCCTGACCAGCGGACTGGGGGTGCTCTACCACCACTGGCATTGCGCCACCGGCGCCGTTGACACCCCGCAGTCCCGGCGCAGCTGGGCGACGATGCTGGACCAGCTCCTTGATACCGTCCGGTCCGGCCATGCCGCCGGACCGGCCGGCCAAGCCGGCCAACCCTGCCCTAGTTCCGTAGTTTCCTCCAACCATCCCTCTAAAGGACAGACTCTCAATGGCTGA